The following proteins come from a genomic window of Alicyclobacillus dauci:
- a CDS encoding H-type small acid-soluble spore protein: protein MDIQRAKEIMESSKIINVEYRGVPVHIDQVFESNAYAEIHYEDGAVANAPLNDLREN, encoded by the coding sequence TTGGACATCCAACGTGCTAAGGAAATTATGGAATCGTCCAAAATTATCAATGTAGAGTACCGCGGCGTTCCTGTTCATATTGATCAAGTGTTCGAGTCCAATGCATACGCCGAAATCCATTACGAGGATGGCGCTGTAGCAAATGCCCCTCTTAATGATTTACGCGAAAACTGA
- a CDS encoding HNH endonuclease has translation MPSKPMKPCSQPGCSALTREQYCENHKQYTREHDCYRGTSAQRGYDSRWRKARLAYLKKHPLCAECEREGSLTPATVVDHIVPHKGDKKLFWDKNNWQPMCKPHHDAKTAKEDGGFGNG, from the coding sequence ATGCCCAGCAAACCAATGAAGCCATGCTCGCAGCCTGGGTGCTCGGCACTCACCCGTGAACAGTATTGTGAAAACCACAAGCAATATACCCGAGAGCACGACTGCTACCGGGGGACATCAGCACAACGCGGGTATGACTCACGATGGCGCAAAGCAAGGCTGGCATATCTCAAGAAACATCCGCTATGTGCCGAATGTGAACGTGAAGGAAGTTTGACCCCGGCCACTGTCGTTGACCATATCGTACCGCACAAGGGCGATAAGAAGCTATTTTGGGACAAGAACAACTGGCAGCCGATGTGTAAGCCACATCATGACGCAAAGACTGCGAAAGAGGATGGAGGATTCGGTAATGGGTGA
- a CDS encoding phage terminase small subunit P27 family yields the protein MVKMGRKAIPVHLQLLNGNKNRLTKSEIEKRVEAERSLRPRDDNIKPPPWLNSLAKKEFKRIAKELHDLDLITNIDVNALAAYCDAYADYVECTRIIRSEGLLVEYTNKAAETNKVPHPLLTKKKQLHEQMRSLALEFGLTPSSRAKLAMPKQDGKSKTEEEELFGDRL from the coding sequence GTGGTTAAGATGGGGCGAAAAGCAATTCCGGTACATCTCCAATTGTTAAATGGTAATAAAAATCGGTTGACTAAATCTGAGATTGAAAAACGCGTGGAAGCGGAGCGGTCACTTCGTCCACGCGATGACAACATAAAGCCTCCTCCATGGTTGAACAGCCTAGCCAAGAAGGAATTCAAACGCATCGCCAAGGAACTCCACGATTTGGACCTCATTACAAACATCGATGTGAACGCACTAGCGGCTTATTGCGATGCCTATGCCGACTACGTTGAATGTACGCGTATCATCCGCAGCGAGGGTTTGCTGGTGGAGTACACCAATAAGGCAGCCGAGACAAACAAGGTGCCACATCCTCTGTTGACAAAGAAAAAACAATTGCATGAGCAGATGCGGTCACTGGCGTTGGAGTTTGGGTTGACTCCTAGCTCCAGGGCGAAACTGGCGATGCCCAAGCAGGATGGAAAGAGTAAAACCGAAGAGGAAGAACTCTTTGGCGATAGGTTATGA
- a CDS encoding terminase large subunit gives MNLVERIVEYSNGVIDGAIRACKKHKSACRRFLRDVERIPDESFLYEFDADELYSFYKWASMFRHTKGILAGQYIQLTDFQLFNAANILCWKNKVTGYRRFRKAYIQVARKNAKSQFLALITSYCGFLSDEQEECYIAGWGREQSSIVYSEIATQIAACDLLKGKYTDSYGKITHLKSGSVIQPLSKEARKTGDGKNPSIAVIDEFHVHETSEIYDVLISGMVARKNPLIVIITTAGFDMSRPCFTEYQYVSSIVDENSPIENDEYFVMICELDEEDDINDESVWIKANPIVATYDEGISFLRSELKAAKDVPEKMRSFLTKNMNKWIDQKPDGFMHLDKWRSCAVDSIPDLTQYPCYAGVDLSATTDLTSVGFVYQLDDGMYFVRQRSFMPEDKLAERRQTDKVPYDLWVRQGWLFVTPGSIVDYSFIESYIMKARDDDHTIREIDFDKWNASHFAQNMENEGFTVVEIPQSIRHLSEPTKAFRAEVYKGNVLHENDPLLTWAIGNAITRVDAQENIMLDKARSTNRIDPIAAVINAFSRAMGHESKESVYEKRGMRRL, from the coding sequence ATGAACCTGGTTGAACGCATAGTTGAATATTCCAATGGCGTGATCGATGGGGCGATTCGAGCGTGCAAAAAACATAAGTCTGCATGCCGTCGATTCCTGCGCGATGTGGAAAGAATTCCAGACGAGTCATTCTTGTATGAGTTTGACGCGGACGAGCTGTACTCATTTTACAAATGGGCGTCTATGTTCCGGCACACCAAGGGCATTCTTGCCGGTCAATACATCCAACTGACTGACTTTCAGTTGTTCAATGCGGCGAACATTCTATGCTGGAAGAATAAAGTCACTGGGTATCGTCGTTTTCGTAAAGCGTACATTCAAGTGGCACGAAAGAATGCAAAGTCTCAGTTTCTGGCCCTCATCACTTCTTATTGTGGATTTCTCAGCGACGAACAAGAGGAGTGTTATATCGCCGGTTGGGGCCGCGAGCAATCAAGCATCGTTTACAGTGAGATAGCAACGCAAATAGCGGCCTGCGACCTACTGAAGGGTAAATATACCGACAGCTATGGAAAGATCACCCACCTGAAAAGTGGGTCTGTCATTCAACCGTTGTCCAAAGAAGCACGGAAGACAGGCGACGGTAAAAACCCGAGTATTGCTGTCATTGATGAGTTCCATGTTCATGAAACAAGTGAGATTTACGACGTGCTGATTTCTGGCATGGTTGCCCGAAAGAATCCGCTTATCGTGATCATTACAACAGCTGGCTTCGATATGTCTCGCCCGTGTTTTACGGAATACCAATACGTCTCGAGCATTGTGGATGAGAACTCGCCAATTGAGAATGACGAGTATTTTGTCATGATCTGTGAGCTTGACGAGGAGGACGACATCAATGATGAGTCCGTCTGGATTAAGGCAAACCCGATTGTTGCCACTTATGACGAGGGCATTAGTTTTCTGCGAAGTGAGCTCAAGGCCGCAAAGGATGTACCAGAAAAGATGCGGTCGTTCCTCACAAAGAACATGAACAAGTGGATCGACCAAAAGCCGGATGGTTTTATGCATCTGGACAAATGGCGGTCATGCGCAGTGGACTCAATTCCAGATCTGACACAATATCCGTGCTATGCGGGCGTAGACTTATCGGCCACCACGGACCTTACCTCCGTCGGGTTTGTCTATCAGCTTGACGATGGCATGTATTTTGTTCGACAACGGTCGTTTATGCCGGAGGATAAGCTGGCTGAACGCAGGCAAACGGACAAAGTCCCTTATGATTTGTGGGTGCGACAAGGTTGGCTTTTTGTAACGCCTGGTTCCATCGTTGATTATTCGTTTATTGAGTCATACATCATGAAGGCTCGTGATGACGACCATACCATACGGGAAATTGATTTCGATAAGTGGAACGCGAGCCATTTTGCTCAAAACATGGAGAACGAGGGGTTCACGGTAGTCGAAATCCCGCAGTCGATTCGCCATTTGTCGGAGCCTACCAAAGCATTTCGTGCAGAGGTCTACAAAGGGAACGTATTGCATGAGAACGATCCGCTGTTAACGTGGGCAATTGGCAATGCAATCACCCGGGTTGATGCACAGGAGAACATCATGCTTGATAAAGCTCGGTCGACAAATCGGATCGACCCGATTGCAGCGGTGATTAACGCGTTTTCTCGTGCGATGGGGCACGAATCCAAGGAATCTGTGTACGAAAAACGCGGTATGCGGAGACTTTGA
- a CDS encoding phage portal protein, translated as MGLLTRLVAKNQVTGGYSPDGFFERYWARIGGFNNHSGVPVNEESALRFITVYSCVRVLSEALASLPLYVYKSRSDGGADKAPDHPVYDLLYAEPNDEMNTVTWREQQMSSLVISGNSYSIITMNGRGQAVDVYPVPWERCWPYRDPDDWKIKYRVNDRGKSEVFPAEQVFHIPGLGWDGILGYSPIRMAAESIGVGMAAAEFAARFYGQGMNAGGILEHPNELSDKAYDRLKEDIAESWSGIRNAWKPIILEDGMKYNRISMPMADAQFVETRKLARDEICGLFRVPPHMIANLDKATFSNIEQMSLEFVMYSLMPYISKWENAINWKLFSKRDRQQGYFVKFDLNELLRADYVSRQNGMAIQRQNGVINADEWRSVEGRNPIGGDAGKAYLVNGNMMPVSHQLNIAPPSNPVPGKTT; from the coding sequence ATGGGCCTTCTAACTCGACTGGTCGCCAAGAACCAAGTGACAGGAGGCTATTCTCCGGATGGTTTTTTTGAGCGATATTGGGCACGCATTGGGGGATTCAATAACCACTCAGGGGTACCAGTGAATGAAGAATCTGCACTTCGCTTCATCACGGTGTATTCGTGCGTGAGAGTCCTGTCTGAAGCACTTGCTTCACTTCCGCTATACGTGTACAAGTCACGGTCTGACGGTGGTGCTGACAAGGCCCCGGATCATCCGGTGTACGACTTGCTCTATGCTGAGCCGAACGATGAGATGAACACGGTCACTTGGCGCGAGCAACAGATGAGCAGTCTAGTCATTTCAGGTAATAGTTATTCGATTATCACTATGAATGGCCGTGGGCAAGCCGTTGACGTATATCCAGTGCCATGGGAGCGGTGCTGGCCTTACAGGGATCCTGATGACTGGAAGATTAAATACCGTGTAAATGACCGTGGCAAAAGCGAAGTGTTTCCTGCTGAACAAGTATTTCATATTCCTGGGCTTGGTTGGGACGGCATTCTCGGATACAGTCCGATCCGTATGGCGGCTGAATCGATTGGTGTCGGTATGGCGGCTGCAGAATTTGCTGCTAGATTCTACGGCCAGGGTATGAATGCCGGGGGTATCCTCGAACACCCAAACGAACTTAGCGACAAGGCATATGACCGATTGAAAGAGGATATTGCAGAGAGTTGGAGCGGTATTCGCAACGCCTGGAAGCCGATTATTTTGGAAGACGGCATGAAGTACAACCGTATTTCGATGCCGATGGCTGATGCGCAGTTTGTTGAGACTCGAAAGTTGGCACGGGATGAGATATGCGGTCTATTTCGCGTGCCGCCCCACATGATTGCCAACCTTGACAAGGCTACATTCTCGAACATCGAGCAGATGAGCCTTGAATTCGTGATGTATTCCTTGATGCCGTATATCTCAAAGTGGGAGAACGCAATCAACTGGAAGCTATTCTCGAAGAGAGATCGACAACAGGGATACTTCGTGAAATTTGACCTCAATGAGTTGCTTCGTGCGGACTATGTGAGCCGTCAAAATGGTATGGCGATTCAACGTCAAAATGGCGTCATTAACGCTGATGAATGGCGATCGGTCGAAGGTCGCAATCCGATTGGTGGTGATGCGGGTAAGGCATATCTGGTGAATGGGAACATGATGCCAGTGAGTCATCAACTGAATATTGCTCCACCATCAAATCCGGTTCCCGGCAAAACCACGTAA
- a CDS encoding head maturation protease, ClpP-related, which translates to MTKHHKKFWSFRNDAATGSGELYLYGIIESETWWGDEITPNQFQADLNALGNVSQIDVYINSDGGDVFAGQAILSMLKRHPANVTVHIDGLAASIASVIAMAGDQVLMPRNAMMMVHNPWSFAFGNAADFRKLADDLDQIRESLIAAYQDKTGMDRDQLVALLDAETWLTADEAVQMGFADEIEQSKQISASVRNGRLLVNGQEMDLSRYRNVPRKVAAASVPSLEQIAEDPDGADDMAPLFTVGSDVQLTISPRIPGQSTGDVREVVLTYAYGILFDGMENDGIYHWYLESELASYVETQPESNARRNHQRMIVRDGMVPPDVSETLAPKDTAWTKPTLGDFTDKQWSDLSDDEKNHIAGHYAWAREMPPMTFADLKLPHHRPSDGAVVWEGVANAAARLPQSNIPEADIPKVQAELGKHYKQFGETPPWEQEDSSKDRLGSQRPNGSLSLFERRVKNNERRLVK; encoded by the coding sequence TTGACAAAGCATCACAAGAAATTTTGGTCATTCCGCAACGACGCGGCCACGGGTTCAGGCGAACTGTACTTGTACGGAATCATTGAGAGCGAAACTTGGTGGGGCGATGAGATTACCCCAAATCAATTCCAAGCAGACTTAAACGCGCTTGGTAACGTCTCGCAGATTGATGTGTACATCAATAGCGATGGCGGGGACGTATTCGCTGGACAAGCAATTCTAAGCATGCTGAAACGCCATCCCGCTAATGTCACGGTACACATTGACGGATTGGCCGCCAGCATCGCCTCGGTGATTGCCATGGCCGGAGACCAAGTGTTGATGCCGCGCAACGCCATGATGATGGTTCATAACCCGTGGAGCTTTGCATTCGGCAATGCGGCCGACTTCCGAAAGCTGGCTGACGATCTGGATCAAATTCGCGAGAGTCTGATTGCGGCATATCAAGACAAGACAGGGATGGATCGAGATCAACTGGTTGCCCTTCTCGACGCGGAGACTTGGCTTACAGCAGATGAAGCTGTTCAGATGGGGTTTGCGGACGAAATTGAACAGAGCAAGCAAATATCTGCGTCCGTCCGGAATGGTCGGCTGTTGGTGAATGGGCAGGAGATGGACCTATCGCGTTATCGGAATGTCCCAAGGAAGGTTGCGGCGGCATCAGTACCGTCACTCGAGCAAATTGCAGAGGACCCAGACGGTGCAGATGACATGGCACCGCTGTTCACGGTCGGAAGTGATGTTCAGTTGACAATTTCGCCGCGAATTCCAGGGCAATCAACCGGTGACGTACGCGAAGTCGTTCTCACCTATGCCTATGGGATTCTGTTCGACGGCATGGAAAACGACGGCATCTATCATTGGTATCTCGAATCCGAGTTGGCGTCGTATGTTGAGACGCAACCTGAATCCAATGCCAGGCGCAATCACCAACGAATGATTGTCCGTGATGGCATGGTCCCGCCTGATGTATCCGAGACGCTTGCTCCGAAGGATACGGCATGGACAAAACCTACGCTTGGTGACTTCACGGACAAGCAGTGGTCCGATTTGTCTGATGACGAGAAGAACCACATCGCCGGACACTATGCTTGGGCGCGAGAAATGCCTCCTATGACGTTTGCAGACCTGAAACTACCCCACCACAGGCCATCTGACGGCGCGGTAGTGTGGGAGGGCGTCGCCAACGCAGCTGCACGCCTGCCACAGTCGAACATTCCAGAAGCGGACATACCAAAAGTGCAGGCTGAACTCGGCAAGCACTACAAACAGTTTGGTGAGACTCCGCCATGGGAACAAGAAGACAGCTCAAAAGACAGACTCGGAAGTCAGCGACCTAATGGGTCGCTTTCTTTATTTGAAAGACGAGTAAAAAACAACGAAAGAAGGTTGGTTAAGTGA
- a CDS encoding phage major capsid protein, with product MNKLQELLEKRAEKVQNQRQLLDSAKAEDRNLTPDEVTVFDRLDAEIEALDGEIDAERAKNEREEKVSAREKELNASLTKPFRPALDHVQAPKLDDGGFKSLGEFIDAVRFGDKKGRLMDRTADRKTGGYEVPAAFKSQFMPSFRNDWSMGTGSEGGYAVPELWQTDVRMLDPEASVVRPRAFVIPAGDIPDTTVNMPVLNQGTNGVYGGVTVTWTSEGTAKPDTSASLQELQLTPQEVSATTVLTNKLIRNWPAANSFISNLMRQATASAEDIAFLSGNGTGKPSGILGSAGALNVNRATANQITFADVSKLRAGLYSESLSTAVWVANQSIIPQLVSIQDVNGRYIFLRGDVTQHIPDTLYGIPIIFSGRTPALGTKGDLVLADFSKYLIKDGSGPFIDASPHVLFQQDKTMIRVMWNVDGKPWVTAPLTLEDGVTKVSPFVVLDVPSA from the coding sequence GTGAACAAGCTACAGGAATTGCTCGAAAAACGTGCTGAAAAAGTGCAAAATCAGCGCCAATTGCTTGATTCTGCAAAGGCTGAAGACCGCAATCTCACTCCTGATGAGGTAACTGTATTTGACCGCTTGGACGCTGAAATTGAGGCGTTGGACGGGGAAATTGATGCTGAACGTGCTAAAAATGAGCGCGAAGAGAAGGTTTCTGCCCGTGAGAAGGAGCTGAATGCGTCGTTGACCAAGCCATTTCGACCGGCTTTAGACCATGTACAAGCACCAAAGTTGGATGACGGTGGATTTAAGTCTCTCGGTGAGTTCATCGACGCGGTTCGCTTCGGAGACAAGAAAGGTCGCTTGATGGATCGCACCGCAGACCGCAAAACTGGCGGTTATGAAGTTCCCGCTGCGTTCAAGTCTCAATTTATGCCGAGTTTCCGCAACGACTGGTCTATGGGCACTGGTTCCGAAGGTGGGTATGCGGTACCGGAGTTGTGGCAGACAGACGTCAGAATGCTGGATCCAGAAGCTAGCGTTGTACGGCCACGCGCATTCGTAATTCCCGCCGGTGACATCCCTGACACGACCGTCAATATGCCTGTGTTGAACCAGGGAACCAATGGCGTATATGGCGGTGTGACAGTTACGTGGACATCTGAGGGAACGGCAAAGCCAGATACATCGGCCAGCCTTCAAGAACTGCAGTTGACGCCACAAGAAGTATCGGCCACGACTGTTTTGACAAATAAGTTGATCCGTAACTGGCCAGCAGCGAACAGCTTCATTAGCAATTTGATGCGTCAGGCTACGGCATCCGCCGAAGACATCGCATTCTTGAGTGGGAATGGGACCGGCAAACCATCTGGCATCCTTGGTTCGGCAGGAGCACTGAACGTTAATCGTGCGACTGCAAATCAAATCACCTTCGCTGATGTATCGAAACTGCGTGCTGGACTCTATTCCGAAAGCCTTTCTACGGCGGTTTGGGTTGCCAACCAATCCATCATTCCGCAGTTGGTGTCCATCCAGGATGTCAATGGCCGCTACATCTTCCTGCGCGGCGATGTAACTCAACACATCCCGGATACGTTGTACGGCATTCCCATTATCTTCAGTGGCCGTACTCCTGCCCTTGGTACTAAAGGTGACTTGGTGTTGGCTGACTTCAGCAAATACCTCATCAAAGACGGTTCTGGTCCGTTCATCGACGCTTCTCCACATGTGCTCTTCCAACAGGATAAGACCATGATTCGTGTCATGTGGAACGTAGACGGAAAGCCATGGGTTACCGCTCCGCTGACCTTGGAAGATGGCGTGACAAAGGTATCTCCGTTCGTTGTTCTCGACGTTCCATCTGCTTGA
- a CDS encoding head-tail connector protein, whose protein sequence is MILNVVEEPAQEPLTVTDAKLYLRVDDDTEDDMISAFITAAREWCEAYQNRAYITQTLELVIDHFPHHISEPFLFYDLPFLFSGERELYRHRHRHHNEIRLPMPPIQSVTSVAYTDETGAKTTVDPSTYIVDADSEPGRIVPASGQKWPLVRLQPINGVRVQYVAGYGTADKVPKSVLQAMKMLIDHWYNNRSAVGSVGGEVAFAVKSLLAKQRIVNT, encoded by the coding sequence GTGATTTTGAACGTCGTTGAGGAACCCGCTCAAGAGCCGCTTACCGTCACAGACGCCAAACTCTATTTGCGTGTGGATGACGATACTGAAGACGACATGATAAGCGCGTTCATCACAGCGGCTCGGGAATGGTGCGAAGCCTATCAAAACCGCGCCTACATCACGCAGACGCTGGAGCTTGTCATTGACCATTTCCCACACCATATTAGCGAACCGTTTTTGTTCTATGATCTTCCCTTTCTGTTTTCCGGTGAGCGGGAGTTGTATCGACACCGACATCGTCATCACAACGAAATTCGGCTCCCGATGCCTCCAATCCAGTCTGTTACGTCAGTGGCCTATACGGATGAAACTGGTGCAAAAACGACTGTCGATCCATCGACGTATATTGTTGATGCGGATAGCGAGCCGGGTCGCATTGTTCCAGCAAGCGGTCAAAAGTGGCCGTTGGTTCGGTTACAGCCCATAAACGGTGTGAGGGTTCAGTATGTCGCTGGCTACGGGACCGCCGATAAGGTCCCGAAATCGGTACTACAGGCCATGAAAATGCTGATTGATCACTGGTACAACAATCGCTCAGCCGTCGGAAGTGTCGGTGGAGAAGTTGCGTTTGCGGTAAAGAGTCTGCTTGCCAAGCAGCGGATCGTGAACACATAG
- a CDS encoding phage head closure protein: MTTTGDLRRRVTFQKQVTVTDDEGFSTQTWQDVTTVWAAFKEVTRGKEFEASAALQVENLLDITIRYRTDITPDMRIAYGLRVLHIIEMADKSGEHEYLWFRTREVIGGG, translated from the coding sequence ATGACAACCACAGGAGACCTCAGGCGCCGTGTGACATTTCAAAAACAGGTAACCGTTACTGACGACGAAGGGTTCTCCACGCAAACATGGCAAGATGTCACAACGGTATGGGCAGCGTTTAAGGAAGTCACTCGCGGTAAAGAGTTTGAAGCGTCTGCAGCCCTGCAGGTCGAGAACTTGCTTGATATCACCATTCGGTACCGCACCGACATCACGCCGGATATGCGTATTGCGTATGGTTTACGAGTGCTACACATCATCGAGATGGCAGACAAGTCTGGTGAACATGAATACCTCTGGTTCCGTACGCGGGAGGTGATTGGCGGTGGCTGA
- a CDS encoding HK97-gp10 family putative phage morphogenesis protein → MADLQLDGLDSLVSRLQSMGRVGSRIANNALKKAAEPLQQAMMDNVNLSKYNDIHLRDDIEISRVKTDSSGQRYVEVGPGKQTAWRAKFLEFGTSKMTAHPFMDPALKDSKDKIMSIMASEIRSGLNT, encoded by the coding sequence GTGGCTGATCTACAACTGGATGGATTGGATTCGTTGGTCTCTCGTCTTCAGTCCATGGGTCGAGTCGGTAGTCGGATAGCCAACAACGCGCTTAAGAAGGCTGCCGAACCCCTTCAACAGGCCATGATGGACAACGTCAACTTGTCTAAGTACAACGATATCCACTTGCGCGATGATATCGAGATCAGTCGTGTAAAAACGGATTCCTCTGGTCAGAGGTACGTCGAAGTGGGCCCGGGTAAACAGACTGCATGGCGCGCTAAGTTTCTGGAGTTCGGAACGAGCAAGATGACCGCGCATCCTTTTATGGATCCTGCACTTAAGGATTCTAAGGATAAGATCATGAGCATCATGGCGTCTGAAATTCGTTCGGGGTTGAACACATGA
- the gp17 gene encoding tail completion protein gp17, translating into MIDIKPEVRNALIGDADLVSMLGGERVYSIKAPNADEYPRITMFDIYNMDQDFADDTVLSNEILVQIDVWDQGNYNSIVSKVDDIVHGLGLIRYYATDLYEEDTYVYHKVLRYRTTRYL; encoded by the coding sequence ATGATCGACATCAAGCCAGAGGTACGAAATGCACTAATCGGAGACGCCGATCTCGTATCCATGCTCGGTGGTGAGCGTGTCTACTCCATCAAAGCTCCGAATGCAGATGAGTATCCACGCATCACGATGTTTGATATCTACAACATGGATCAGGACTTCGCAGATGACACTGTGCTATCAAACGAAATCCTAGTGCAGATCGATGTGTGGGACCAGGGAAACTACAACAGCATCGTGTCGAAGGTTGACGACATCGTTCATGGTCTTGGTTTGATCCGGTATTACGCTACGGATCTCTATGAAGAGGATACGTATGTATACCATAAGGTCCTACGCTATAGGACTACTAGATATCTTTAA
- a CDS encoding major tail protein has product MAKVGLRNFHYAVLTQDDSTGVDYGAIKSVPGIVTSKIQPKSNAATLYADDGPSETATVLGEVDVTIELSELPVEDQAAILGHTIDGNGVLVKKSSDQAPYIAVGFISRKSSGKDLYVWLLKGKAQVPEDDLQTQEDKPNFATTSLTLTFVRREYDNAYDARGDEDNSSFTGSATWFDSVYGGSNDTTAPTVTTTPADGASAVADNSTFVWTFSEAIMPGTVTAANFLVMVASDGSLVNGSLALSGDKKTVTFTPAANFTAATEYIAVATTNVKDLAGNALAEDSTTNFTTA; this is encoded by the coding sequence TTGGCTAAAGTCGGGTTGAGAAATTTCCACTATGCCGTCTTGACACAAGACGATTCCACGGGCGTGGATTATGGTGCTATCAAATCTGTTCCTGGCATAGTGACGTCAAAGATTCAGCCGAAGAGTAATGCGGCTACCCTGTACGCTGACGATGGACCATCAGAGACCGCTACAGTCCTTGGGGAAGTGGACGTTACTATTGAGTTATCGGAACTTCCAGTTGAGGACCAGGCGGCCATTCTCGGGCACACCATTGATGGGAATGGAGTCCTGGTCAAGAAGTCTAGCGACCAGGCACCATACATTGCTGTTGGGTTCATTTCTCGAAAGAGCAGCGGGAAGGACCTGTATGTATGGCTACTGAAGGGCAAGGCTCAGGTTCCGGAGGATGATTTGCAGACTCAAGAGGACAAGCCTAACTTCGCAACCACGTCTCTGACTCTTACGTTCGTCCGTCGGGAATACGACAACGCCTACGATGCGCGTGGCGATGAGGATAATTCTAGCTTCACCGGAAGTGCAACGTGGTTCGATTCTGTATACGGTGGCAGTAATGATACAACGGCTCCGACCGTTACTACAACACCAGCGGATGGTGCCAGTGCTGTAGCCGATAATTCCACATTCGTATGGACATTCTCTGAGGCAATTATGCCAGGTACAGTAACCGCAGCTAACTTCTTAGTCATGGTGGCAAGCGACGGATCTTTGGTAAATGGATCGCTAGCCCTGAGCGGAGACAAGAAGACGGTCACATTCACGCCTGCAGCAAACTTTACAGCGGCCACAGAATATATTGCCGTGGCAACAACCAATGTGAAGGATTTGGCCGGGAATGCCCTGGCCGAGGACAGTACGACGAATTTCACTACTGCGTAA